One window from the genome of Dioscorea cayenensis subsp. rotundata cultivar TDr96_F1 chromosome 3, TDr96_F1_v2_PseudoChromosome.rev07_lg8_w22 25.fasta, whole genome shotgun sequence encodes:
- the LOC120252044 gene encoding probable disease resistance RPP8-like protein 2 yields MAEAAVGFVVRKLGELLAQEAINLYGVRGEVDWLERELRRMQCFLKDADAKKNKRDDDRVKNWVTEMRDLAFEAEDIIDTFMYSKLRTPERDGCIGFIERFVFIFDELVNKHKVHVNVEGIKTKLQELSRSTEVYGISNIGTTSQSRSPGEIPILPQLRDDIDMVGFDNEKKTIVQELVDTSKKHQSVISIVGMGGLGKTTLAKSIYKDHEVKKCFVIFAWVIISQEYTILDILNKILSESQKLHQGIQLNVSQLKFLKN; encoded by the exons ATGGCTGAGGCCGCAGTGGGTTTTGTAGTCCGGAAACTTGGTGAACTCTTAGCTCAAGAAGCCATCAATTTGTATGGAGTGAGAGGCGAAGTGGACTGGTTGGAACGAGAACTGCGGAGAATGCAGTGCTTCTTAAAGGATGCAGatgcaaagaagaacaagagagaTGATGACAGGGTCAAGAACTGGGTCACAGAGATGAGAGACCTTGCTTTTGAAGCTGAGGACATCATTGACACTTTCATGTATTCCAAGCTCCGAACACCAGAGAGGGATGGTTGCATTGGCTTCATTGAGAG gtttgtatttatatttgatgaatTGGTCAATAAACACAAGGTTCATGTGAATGTTGAAGGGATAAAAACTAAGTTGCAGGAGCTATCTCGAAGTACAGAAGTATATGGCATTTCTAATATTGGTACAACTAGTCAGTCCAGAAGTCCAGGTGAGATCCCTATATTGCCTCAACTGAGAGATGACATTGATATGGTTGGCTTTGATAATGAGAAGAAAACAATTGTGCAAGAACTGGTCGACACAAGCAAAAAACATCAGTCAGTGATATCTATAGTTGGTATGGGTGGTCTTGGAAAGACCACACTTGCTAAATCCATTTATAAAGATCATGAAGTCAAAAaatgttttgttatatttgCATGGGTAATCATATCTCAAGAATATACCATCCTTgacattttgaataaaatcttGTCAGAAAGTCAGAAACTTCACCAGGGGATACAATTGAATGTCTCTCAGttaaagtttttgaaaaattga
- the LOC120282520 gene encoding disease resistance protein RPP8-like isoform X1, with the protein MEALEVVAFFFNLSQPNDYNKNQEKKKEDRDKSMAEAAVGFVVRKLGELLAQEAINLYGVRGEVEWLKRELGRMQCFLKDADAKKKKGDDERVKHWVTEMRDLAFDAEDAIDTFMYSKLRRPERDGCIAFIERFVFIFDELVSRHKVHVDVKGIKAKLHELSESRDVYGISNIGETIGTTSQSRSQNVIPILPQLSDDIDMVGFDDEKKKIVHELVDINNANRSVISMVGMGGLGKTTLAKSVYNDFEVKRSFDIFAWVIISQEYTIHEVLKRIKSEVSATPLADTIQDLSVAISEKLKKGKYLIVLDDVWKEDAWTELLKVFPDVNNGSRVIITTRFLNVAKIADPTIQPHELRLLNIKESKELFLRKVFPRQNTETCCSDDLLDSAHQLVKRCGGLPLALVVLGGLVSTKPQTKDAWQKVVESMKRQFVKGGDKCLEILALSYNDLPHYLKSCFLYFGCFGEDMNIPSKTVIRLWSAEGFLPTENGKTIEESGFDCLVELAQRCLIQVTEHEYDDGVKYCQIHDLLRDMCISEAKDNRFLEIYQNDTVDRATMPNAARRLIIFNEIKTLNYSNSKLRGLFYSLGSYQRLDFAALNGQLGKFKLLRVLYVNKLVISEFPSEIK; encoded by the exons ATGGAGGCTCTAGAAGtggttgcatttttttttaatttatcacaaCCAAATGACTACAACAAGAATCAG gagaagaagaaggaggacaGGGACAAATCAATGGCTGAGGCTGCAGTGGGTTTTGTAGTCCGGAAACTAGGTGAACTGTTAGCTCAAGAAGCCATCAATTTATATGGAGTGAGAGGCGAAGTGGAGTGGTTGAAAAGAGAACTGGGGAGAATGCAGTGCTTCTTAAAGGATGCAgatgcaaagaagaagaagggtgaTGATGAAAGGGTCAAGCACTGGGTCACAGAGATGAGAGACCTTGCTTTTGATGCTGAGGACGCTATTGACACTTTCATGTATTCCAAGCTCCGAAGACCAGAGAGGGATGGCTGCATTGCCTTCATTGAGAG gtttgtatttatatttgatgaatTGGTCAGTAGACACAAGGTTCATGTGGATGTTAAGGGGATAAAAGCTAAGTTGCACGAGTTATCTGAAAGTAGAGATGTATATGGCATTTCTAATATAGGTGAAACAATTGGCACAACTAGTCAATCTAGAAGTCAAAATGTGATCCCTATATTGCCCCAACTGAGTGATGACATTGATATGGTTGGctttgatgatgagaagaaaaagattgtGCATGAGTTGGTTGACATAAACAATGCAAATCGGTCAGTGATCTCTATGGTGGGTATGGGTGGTTTGGGAAAGACCACTCTTGCTAAATCTGTTTATAATGATTTTGAAGTCAAGAGAAGTTTTGATATATTTGCATGGGTAATCATATCTCAAGAATATACCATCCATGAGGTTTTAAAGAGAATCAAATCAGAAGTTTCAGCAACTCCATTAGCTGACACAATCCAAGACCTCTCGGTTGCTATTTctgaaaaattgaagaaaggCAAGTACTTGATCgttcttgatgatgtttggaaAGAAGATGCATGGACTGAATTACTAAAGGTATTTCCAGATGTTAATAATGGAAGCAGAGTTATTATCACCACTCGCTTCTTAAATGTTGCTAAGATTGCAGATCCTACCATCCAACCTCATGAATTGcgtttgttaaatataaaagagaGCAAGGAATTGTTTCTTCGCAAGGTCTTCCCAAGACAAAATACTGAAACATGTTGTTCTGACGACTTACTTGATTCTGCTCATCAGCTTGTTAAGAGGTGTGGAGGTCTACCACTAGCACTAGTAGTTCTTGGAGGTCTTGTCTCAACTAAGCCACAAACTAAAGATGCATGGCAGAAAGTTGTTGAGAGCATGAAAAGGCAATTTGTGAAAGGTGGAGATAAGTGTTTGGAAATACTTGCATTGAGTTATAATGATTTGCCACATTATTtgaaatcatgttttctttattttggttgctTCGGAGAGGACATGAATATTCCTTCAAAAACAGTAATTAGATTGTGGTCAGCAGAAGGTTTCTTACCAACAGAAAATGGTAAAACCATAGAAGAATCTGGATTTGATTGTCTGGTGGAGTTGGCACAACGATGTTTAATTCAAGTTACCGAGCATGAATATGATGATGGTGTAAAATATTGTCAAATCCATGATCTTTTGCGTGACATGTGCATTTCAGAAGCCAAAGATAACAGATTTCTTGAAATCTACCAGAATGACACTGTTGATCGTGCGACAATGCCAAATGCAGCCCGACGACTGATCATATTTAATGAGATTAAGACTCTAAACTATTCTAACTCAAAGTTGCGGGGTCTATTCTACAGCCTTGGATCTTATCAACGTCTGGATTTCGCAGCTCTGAATGGACAGCTtggcaaatttaaattattaagagTGCTTTATGTGAATAAGTTGGTTATATCAGAATTCCCAAgtgaaatcaaataa
- the LOC120282520 gene encoding disease resistance protein RPP8-like isoform X2, translating to MAEAAVGFVVRKLGELLAQEAINLYGVRGEVEWLKRELGRMQCFLKDADAKKKKGDDERVKHWVTEMRDLAFDAEDAIDTFMYSKLRRPERDGCIAFIERFVFIFDELVSRHKVHVDVKGIKAKLHELSESRDVYGISNIGETIGTTSQSRSQNVIPILPQLSDDIDMVGFDDEKKKIVHELVDINNANRSVISMVGMGGLGKTTLAKSVYNDFEVKRSFDIFAWVIISQEYTIHEVLKRIKSEVSATPLADTIQDLSVAISEKLKKGKYLIVLDDVWKEDAWTELLKVFPDVNNGSRVIITTRFLNVAKIADPTIQPHELRLLNIKESKELFLRKVFPRQNTETCCSDDLLDSAHQLVKRCGGLPLALVVLGGLVSTKPQTKDAWQKVVESMKRQFVKGGDKCLEILALSYNDLPHYLKSCFLYFGCFGEDMNIPSKTVIRLWSAEGFLPTENGKTIEESGFDCLVELAQRCLIQVTEHEYDDGVKYCQIHDLLRDMCISEAKDNRFLEIYQNDTVDRATMPNAARRLIIFNEIKTLNYSNSKLRGLFYSLGSYQRLDFAALNGQLGKFKLLRVLYVNKLVISEFPSEIK from the exons ATGGCTGAGGCTGCAGTGGGTTTTGTAGTCCGGAAACTAGGTGAACTGTTAGCTCAAGAAGCCATCAATTTATATGGAGTGAGAGGCGAAGTGGAGTGGTTGAAAAGAGAACTGGGGAGAATGCAGTGCTTCTTAAAGGATGCAgatgcaaagaagaagaagggtgaTGATGAAAGGGTCAAGCACTGGGTCACAGAGATGAGAGACCTTGCTTTTGATGCTGAGGACGCTATTGACACTTTCATGTATTCCAAGCTCCGAAGACCAGAGAGGGATGGCTGCATTGCCTTCATTGAGAG gtttgtatttatatttgatgaatTGGTCAGTAGACACAAGGTTCATGTGGATGTTAAGGGGATAAAAGCTAAGTTGCACGAGTTATCTGAAAGTAGAGATGTATATGGCATTTCTAATATAGGTGAAACAATTGGCACAACTAGTCAATCTAGAAGTCAAAATGTGATCCCTATATTGCCCCAACTGAGTGATGACATTGATATGGTTGGctttgatgatgagaagaaaaagattgtGCATGAGTTGGTTGACATAAACAATGCAAATCGGTCAGTGATCTCTATGGTGGGTATGGGTGGTTTGGGAAAGACCACTCTTGCTAAATCTGTTTATAATGATTTTGAAGTCAAGAGAAGTTTTGATATATTTGCATGGGTAATCATATCTCAAGAATATACCATCCATGAGGTTTTAAAGAGAATCAAATCAGAAGTTTCAGCAACTCCATTAGCTGACACAATCCAAGACCTCTCGGTTGCTATTTctgaaaaattgaagaaaggCAAGTACTTGATCgttcttgatgatgtttggaaAGAAGATGCATGGACTGAATTACTAAAGGTATTTCCAGATGTTAATAATGGAAGCAGAGTTATTATCACCACTCGCTTCTTAAATGTTGCTAAGATTGCAGATCCTACCATCCAACCTCATGAATTGcgtttgttaaatataaaagagaGCAAGGAATTGTTTCTTCGCAAGGTCTTCCCAAGACAAAATACTGAAACATGTTGTTCTGACGACTTACTTGATTCTGCTCATCAGCTTGTTAAGAGGTGTGGAGGTCTACCACTAGCACTAGTAGTTCTTGGAGGTCTTGTCTCAACTAAGCCACAAACTAAAGATGCATGGCAGAAAGTTGTTGAGAGCATGAAAAGGCAATTTGTGAAAGGTGGAGATAAGTGTTTGGAAATACTTGCATTGAGTTATAATGATTTGCCACATTATTtgaaatcatgttttctttattttggttgctTCGGAGAGGACATGAATATTCCTTCAAAAACAGTAATTAGATTGTGGTCAGCAGAAGGTTTCTTACCAACAGAAAATGGTAAAACCATAGAAGAATCTGGATTTGATTGTCTGGTGGAGTTGGCACAACGATGTTTAATTCAAGTTACCGAGCATGAATATGATGATGGTGTAAAATATTGTCAAATCCATGATCTTTTGCGTGACATGTGCATTTCAGAAGCCAAAGATAACAGATTTCTTGAAATCTACCAGAATGACACTGTTGATCGTGCGACAATGCCAAATGCAGCCCGACGACTGATCATATTTAATGAGATTAAGACTCTAAACTATTCTAACTCAAAGTTGCGGGGTCTATTCTACAGCCTTGGATCTTATCAACGTCTGGATTTCGCAGCTCTGAATGGACAGCTtggcaaatttaaattattaagagTGCTTTATGTGAATAAGTTGGTTATATCAGAATTCCCAAgtgaaatcaaataa
- the LOC120255407 gene encoding probable disease resistance protein RF45, whose translation MGNDVPKNLQTLVGLNAGQWIENSLPKLANLFELSINEVPNKHVDALASSLQNLGRLASFSIINYPYNENAIRLDNIITAFSNQHCLKKLYLKGCLKSEHLPDNDVFPQQLVELYLSYVGLKQDPMATLEKLTCLKHLRLDRAYRGKKMKCSATGFPQLLSLRISCLDKLEKWKIEENAMSCLKFLGIYDCCGLKMIPEGLKNVPLRQLKLSDMSEVLVTRIKENTGEDWIKKLLKKLMKKSLIPLIIWYNF comes from the exons ATGGGAAATGATGTACCAAAGAATTTGCAAACTTTAGTTGGGTTAAATGCTGGACAATGGATAGAGAATTCACTTCCAAAGCTCGCAAACCTATTTGAATTGAGCATTAATGAAGTCCCTAATAAGCATGTGGATGCCCTAGCTTCATCACTCCAGAATTTGGGTCGTCTTGCCTCCttttctataattaattatcCTTATAATGAAAATGCAATTCGTTTGGACAACATCATTACAGCCTTTTCCAATCAACACTGCCTCAAGAAATtgtatcttaaaggatgtttaaAAAGTGAACATCTTCCGGATAATGATGTATTTCCTCAACAACTAGTGGAACTATATCTGTCATATGTTGGATTGAAGCAAGACCCAATGGCAACACTAGAGAAGCTGACATGTCTCAAACATCTACGACTCGATCGTGCATATAGAGGCAAAAAGATGAAATGTTCAGCAACAGGTTTCCCACAACTGTTATCCTTGAGAATTTCGTGTCTTGATAAACTTGAGAAGTGGAAGATTGAGGAGAACGCAATGTCATGCCTCAAGTTTTTGGGGATCTACGATTGTTGTGGGTTGAAGATGATTCCAGAAGGACTGAAGAATGTGCCACTTCGTCAATTGAAATTATCAGATATGTCTGAAGTATTGGTGACTAGGATTAAGGAGAATACAGGAGAAGACTG GATAAAGAAATTGCTGaagaaattgatgaagaaatcgCTAATTCCTTTAATTATTTGGTATAACTTTTGA